TGTGGGTCTTGATTTTCCAAAGTTTAGAAAGGAAAAGTACATAAACAATACTTTGACTAAAAACAATGACTGAGTAATGAGAAGTATGTAAATGAACAGCATTGTCCTTGACAAGAGAACTTGATGAGATGAGTACTCGTATCGATGACCTGGAGAAGAACATTGCTGACCTCATGACTCAGGCTGGTGttgaagagatagagggagaaaacAAGGTCAAGGAAGATCAGGGTTCTGCTTGAAGGTAACTTTCAAATTCATTTGGTTTGGGAAAACATTCTGCCAGCGATTTTGTTCTCAACTTCTGATTAATTGATATTTATCTTGTTCCTAGGTTGCCAAGTAACTGAGATGAAGGGGACTAGGCAGCAAGCATTTTCAAGAgttctttgtttctttttttaaatatatatcatttGTTGCTGTGTTGGAAACATGTTTTATATTCTGAGTGATTTTAACTCTTGTAATAACGGACAGTATTAATAACAGCTAAAATGTTTTCTTGTTACAATTTTTTTAAGCACAACTAAAATAGCCTAATAACGGACTCAGGTGTTAAATTACAACACCAATAATTttccattgtatatgcattAACCACTATTAAATTGATTTCCTACAGTGTGGTGTTTTGAGATCCCGTTATTCTCAATTTAATGTGAATGTTAAGACGACACATCTCTGACTGGGTAGATACTTACATTACATTGTACATtaaacaaatgtaaatgtagatactTATCGTGGAATGAATTAAGCATAGATTCAGCTCATTAACACAGCTCACTAACCCATCCATTACCCAGCTCTAAATCAATTTAAGTAGGGAGACACTTGATGAAAGTATGCTGTACGAACAATTTTGCGTTGATGTTGATCTAAATATGGTACATTTCGGTGTAGATGATAGGTTACTGTTTTAAAACTAAGTACCAGTAATTGTATCGTCTGCAAGAAAGGTGTCATGGAACAAATAGGTGGACAAACTATGAAATAAACTCCGGGTAAGCATAGAATTTGGTGTCTTGACTACAAAACATCCCAGTTTAGTTAGGCTACTGCCAATACACAACTTGAGAGACTATTTTGGAACGTTAAAGGACAACTATTTGGATCAGAAACGGCTAAAAGCTCAACCTTCAGAGCGACTTAAGTTTAAACCCATCTAGCCACAGCACAGGTTCCACGACCATACGAGACCGGTACACGCTATAACCGCAATAATTAGTTCGTAAACATTTTATGTTGCTACACAATTACGCGGCGTTGTTTGTTATACTCAAGGTATT
The window above is part of the Osmerus mordax isolate fOsmMor3 chromosome 13, fOsmMor3.pri, whole genome shotgun sequence genome. Proteins encoded here:
- the LOC136955423 gene encoding heat shock factor-binding protein 1, with amino-acid sequence MSETDPKSVQDLTGVVQTLLQQMQDKFQTMSDQIIGRIDEMSTRIDDLEKNIADLMTQAGVEEIEGENKVKEDQGSA